ACCACCAGCAGGGTGAGGGTGAGCCCCGGGTCTAGCCGAGCTGTGCCCAGGTGGGGCAAAAACGAGGAAAAGGAGGGCGGGGTGACCGCAAAGGCGTTGATGCCGGCAGCTTTCTTGGGGTCGTGGCCGGTAAGGATCAGGGTGGGCATCAGCAAAAAGCCCGGCCCTACGCCCAAAAACCCCGAGAGCACCGAGATGGGCGCGGCCAGGACCAGCGCCAGGGGGAAGTTCTCGCGGGTAGCCGTCCCCTTGACCGGACGAAACAGGTTGAAGGCCAGGTAGACCACCGCCGCCAAGTAGACCCACCAGACCCACTGCACCTGGACCCGCTGCACCAGCCAGGCCCCCAAAGGAGCGAACAAGGTGGTCACCAGTCCCAGCAACAAAGCCTTGCGCCAGTCCACGTGCCCGCTTTGGGCAAAGCCGAACACCGCAAACAGCGCCGTGACCCCGTTGAGCAGCAGCGATAGGGGTTGTACCTGGTGCACCAGGTCGGGCAAGAACAAGGACAAAAAGGGTACCGCCGCAAAGGCCACCCCCAGCCCCAGCATCCCCGAGACCACCGCTAGCAACAGCAAGCCAACCACCAGCACCAGGTTCAAGGCGCCACCTCCCAGGAGCCCTGAAGGCGCACGGCCTGGGCCAGCGTTTGCAGCACCGTACTGTTGCGCTCTGCCAGCTCGATCAGGCGCTCCAGGCGTTCAGGTGGGGCCGGGCTTTAAGGTAACCCAAATTGCCACCTATTTTCTGCCCTAGGGATGCAAAAAGGAAGGCCGCTATGCTCCACACCACCATAGCGGCCTTCTGACCTCCTCCCCCAAGGACGACCCCCAGCCCAAGACACTTCGCCCTCTTCTCCCACCTCCCCTCCCCAAGTCGCTTCAGCCGTAGGGTCCACGCCCTCAAACCCTTCTCTCTTATCTCTCTCTTCTCGCCCTGTGCTGCAGGAGGCTACGGGGATAAAGGTCATGCCGGTACGCAAGAGCGGTACGTGCCGTGGTTGCAGTACCTGGCCCTCCTGGGGCG
This genomic stretch from Calidithermus timidus DSM 17022 harbors:
- a CDS encoding sulfite exporter TauE/SafE family protein, whose product is MLVVGLLLLAVVSGMLGLGVAFAAVPFLSLFLPDLVHQVQPLSLLLNGVTALFAVFGFAQSGHVDWRKALLLGLVTTLFAPLGAWLVQRVQVQWVWWVYLAAVVYLAFNLFRPVKGTATRENFPLALVLAAPISVLSGFLGVGPGFLLMPTLILTGHDPKKAAGINAFAVTPPSFSSFLPHLGTARLDPGLTLTLLVV